A segment of the Pseudomonas serboccidentalis genome:
TTAGCGAAAGGTCCGTCACCATGTTCCGCCATGCGTTGTCCTTTGCCGTGCCAGTCAGCCTGGCGTTTTTATTGTCCGCATGCGGTCAGGAAGAGGCGGCGCAAGTCAGCATTCGACCGGCCATGGTGGTGCAGCCGGTGCCTTCGGCGCAGGCGATGGAAAGTTATCCGGGCGAGGTTCGCGCTCGCTACGAACCCGATCTGGCGTTCCGCATCGGCGGCAAAGTCAGCCGACGACTGGTCGAAGAAGGCCAGCGCGTGAAGGCCGATCAGCCACTCGCCGAGCTCGATCCGCAGGACGTGCGCTTGCAACTCGAAGCGACCCGCGCGCAGGTCGCCGCCGCCGAAGCCAATCTGAATCTGGTACGCGCCGAGCGTGACCGCTACAAGACCTTGATGGAGCGGCAGATGGTCAGCCGTTCCGCCTACGACAACGCGGAAAACCTTTACCGCTCCGGCGAAGCCCGCCTCAAGCAGATCAAAGCCGAATTTAACGTCTCGACCAACCAGGCCAGTTACGCCGTGTTGCGTGCGCCGCAGGACGGCGTGGTGGCCAAGCGTTCGGTGGAAGTCGGGCAGGTGGTTGCCGCCGGGCAAACCGTGTTCACCCTCGCCACCGATGGCGAGCGCGAAGTGTCGATCAGTTTGCCGGAGCAGAGCTTCGGCCGTTTCAAGGTCGGCCAGCCCGTGACCGTTGAATTGTGGACGCAGCAGAACCAGCGCTTCGCCGGGCAGATTCGCGAGCTGTCGCCGGCAGCCGATCCGAAATCCCGCACCTTCGCTGCGCGCATCTCGTTCACCAGCGGCAAAGTACCGGCCGAGCTGGGCCAGAGCGCGCGGGTGTTTGTGCAGTCGGCCGATGCGGTGCCGTTGTCGGTGCCGCTCTCGGCGCTGACCGCGGAAAACGGCGCGACCTACGTCTGGGTCGTCAGCGCCAACAACACCTTGAAAAAGACCCCGGTGCGCGTCGGCCCGTTCGGCGAGAAAAGCGTGCCGGTGCTCGAAGGCCTGAGCGCCAGCGACTGGGTGGTCGCCGCCGGTGTTCACGTGTTGCTCGAGGGGCAGCAGGTGCGTCCTGTGGATCGCTCCAACCGTGTGGTCAATCTGGCGGACAAGGAGTAAGTCCCGATGCGTTTCAACCTTTCCGAATGGGCGCTGCGTAATCGCCAGATCGTCCTGTTCCTGATGCTTTTACTGGCCATCGTCGGCGCCTTGTCCTACACCAAGCTGGGCCAGAGCGAAGACCCGCCGTTTACCTTCAAGGCCATGGTGATCCAGACCCGCTGGCCGGGGGCTACCGCGCAGGAAGTCTCGCGTCAGGTCACCGAACGCATCGAAAAGAAACTCATGGAAACCGGTGAGTACGAACGCATCGTGTCGTTCTCCCGCCCGGGCGAGTCGCAGGTCACCTTCATGGCTCGCGACTCCATGCATTCAGTGGACATTCCCGACCTCTGGTATCAGGTGCGCAAGAAGGTCAGCGACATTCGCCAGACCTTGCCGCCGGGGATTCAGGGGCCATTTTTCAACGATGAATTCGGCACCACGTTCGGCAATATCTATGCGCTGAGCGGCGACGGTTTCGACTACGCCGTGCTCAAGGATTACGCCGACCGCATCCAGATCCAGCTGCAGCGGGTGAAGGATGTGGCCAAGGTCGATCTGCTCGGTTTGCAGGACGAGAAGATCTGGGTCGAGCTGTCCAACGTCAAACTCGCCACCCTTGGCTTGCCACTGGCGGCCGTGCAGCAGGCGCTGGAAGAGCAGAACGCGGTGTCTACCGCCGGCTTCTTCGAAACCGGCAGCGAGCGTGTACAGCTGCGGGTCTCGGGGAATTTTCAGACCGTCGACGAGATCAAGAACTTCCCGATCCGGGTTGGTGATCGGACGTTCCGCATCTCCGATGTCGCCGATGTACATCGCGGTTTCAATGATCCACCGGCACCGCGCATGCGTTTCATGGGCGAAGACGCCATCGGCCTTGCGGTGGCAATGAAGGACGGCGGTGACATTCTGGTGCTGGGCACGGCACTGGAAGGCGAATTCTCGCGCTTGCAGAAAGGCCTCCCGGCCGGCATGCAATTGCGCAAGGTGTCCGACCAACCGGCAGCAGTGAAAACCGGTGTTGGCGAGTTCGTCCAGGTGTTGGTCGAGGCGCTGGCGATCGTGTTGCTGGTGAGCTTCTTCTCCCTCGGTGTGCGCACCGGCATGGTGGTCGCGCTGACCATTCCGCTGGTGCTGGCGATGACCTTCGCCTGTATGTATTACCTCGGCATCGGCCTGCACAAGATTTCCCTCGGCGCGCTGGTGCTGGCGCTGGGGTTGCTGGTGGACGATGCGATCATCGCCGTGGAAATGATGGCGATCAAAATGGAGCAGGGCTTCGACCGGATCCGGGCTGCGAGCTACGCCTGGACCAGCACCGCATTCCCGATGCTCACCGGTACGCTGATCACTGCAGCGGGCTTTCTGCCGATCGCCACGGCGCAGTCCGGCACCGGCGAATACACCCGTTCGATCTTCCAGGTGGTGACCATCGCGCTGCTCGCTTCGTGGGTGGCGGCGGTGATGTTCGTGCCGTATCTGGGGGAAAAACTCCTGCCGGATCTGGCGAAGATTCACGCCGCCAAACACGGCACGACTGACGGGCAGGCGGACCCGTATGGCACGCCGTTCTATCAGCGGGTGCGGCGTCTGGTGGAGTGGTGCGTGGTGCACCGCAAGACCGTGATCGTGCTGACGGTGGGGCTGTTCATCGCGTCAGTGATGCTGTTTCGTTTCGTGCCGCAGCAGTTCTTCCCGGCCTCCAATCGACTGGAATTGATGGTCGACCTGAAACTGGCCGAAGGCGCCTCGCTGGCCAACACCACGGCCGAGGTCAAACGCCTGGAAGCGATGCTCAAGGACCACGCCGGCATCGACAACTATGTGGCGTATGTCGGTACCGGTTCGCCGCGTTTCTACCTGCCGCTGGATCAACAACTGCCGGCGGCGAGCTTCGCCCAGTTTGTGGTGCTGGCGAAAAACATCGAAGAGCGCGAGAACCTGCGCAGTTGGTTGATCGACACGCTGAACGAGCAATTCCCGGCCTTGCGCTCGCGGGTCACGCGTCTGGAAAACGGCCCGCCGGTTGGCTATCCGGTGCAGTTCCGCGTTACCGGTGAGCACATCGAGGAAGTCCGCGCGCTGGCACGCAAAGTGGCGGCCAAGGTGCGCGAGAACCCGCACGTGGTCAACGTGCACCTGGACTGGGAGGAGCCGAGCAAGGTGGTGTACCTGAACATCGATCAGGATCGCGCCCGCGCGTTGGGTGTGAGCACCGCCAACCTGGCGAAATTCCTGCAGAGTTCGCTCACCGGTTCCAGCGTCAGCCAGTACCGCGAAGACAACGAATTGATCGAGATTCTGCTGCGCGGCACGGTGCACGAGCGCACCGAGTTGTCGTTGCTGCCGAGCCTGGCGGTGCCGACCGATAACGGTCGCAGCGTGGCGTTGTCGCAGATTGCCACCTTGGAATATGGCTTTGAGGAAGGGGTCATCTGGCACCGCAATCGTCTGCCGACGGTGACCGTGCGGGCGGACATTTACGGCAAGGAGCAGCCGGCGACGCTGGTGCAGCAGATTCAGCCGACGCTTGATCCGATTCGCGCCGAATTGCCTGACGGGTATCTGCTGGATGTGGGCGGTACGGTGGAGGATTCGGAGCGTGGGCAGAAGTCGGTGAACGCCGGGGTGCCGATGTTCATCGTGGTGGTGCTGACGTTGCTGATGGTGCAATTGCGCAGTTTCTCGCGCACGGCGATGGTGTTTTTGACGGCGCCGCTGGGGTTGATCGGGGTGGTGTTGTTTCTGATGGTGTTCCGCCAGCCGTTCGGGTTTGTGGCGATGCTGGGGACGATTGCGCTGTCGGGGATGATCATGCGCAACTCGGTGATTCTGGTTGATCAGATCGAGCAGGATATTGCTTCGGGGCTTAAGCCTTGGCAGGCGATTATCGAGGCGACGGTGCGGCGGTTTCGGCCGATCGTGTTGACGGCGTTGGCGGCGGTGCTGGCGATGATTCCTTTGTCTCGGAGTGTATTTTTTGGGCCGATGGCGGTGGCGATCATGGGGGGGTTGATTGTGGCTACGGCTTTGACGCTGCTGTTTTTGCCTGCTTTGTATGCGGCTTGGTTCCGGGTGCGTCGCGAGGGTTGATTGGCTTTGTTGGACTTGGCGGCCTTTGGGCCGACCAGGTTCTTGGGGTTTTGGGTGTATATCCGTTGCTTCGGGGGTTGCGGCTGGCGGTTTCGCTCTTACAGCGAGTCCCTTTGGCAAACGCCCCAAAGGAACCAAAGGTCTGGGCCCCGGCGTTCGGCCCTCGCCGTGGCTCGGGTTCCTTCGTTGCAGGATTCATCCGGGGGCATCGTCTACGGTTTGCTTCGCTGCACCTCCTCTCGATGTGTTTGGCTTCGCCAAACGGTCGCTGCGCTCCCACCCCCGGATAAACCCCTCCACTCAGCCTGCCGAAGGGGCCAGCAGATCAAGAGCTGCAGCCGAGCTAACGCTCATCCTGTTGAGTGGTGAAGAGCATGCGGTCGGCTTTTGCTTTTCTGTAGGAGTGAGCCTGCTCGCGATGGCGGCCTGTCAGCCGACCAGTCTCCAACTGAATGCACCCAATCCCACTGTAGGAGTGAGCCTGCTCGCGATGGCGGCCTGCCAGCCGACCAATCTCCACTGAATGCACCCAATCCCACTGTAGGAGTGAGCCTGCTCGCGATGGCGGCCTGTCAGCCGACCAGTCTCCAACTGAATGCACCCAATCCCATTGTGGGAAATGGCCTGCTCGCGATGGCGGCCTGCCAGCCGACCAATCTCCACTGAATGCACCCAATCTCACTGTAGGAGTGAGCCTGCTCGCGATGGCGGCCTGCCAGCCGACCAATCTCCAACTGACCACACCCAATCCCATTGTAGGAGTGAGCCTGCTCGCGATGGCGGCCTGCCAGCCGACCAATCTCCACTGAATGCACCCAATCCCACTGTAGGAGTGAGCCTGCTCGCGATGGCGGCCTGACAGCCGACCAGTCTCCAACTGAATGCACCCAATCCCACTGTAGGAGTGAGCCTGCTCGCGATGGCGGCCTGCCAGCCGACCAGTCTCCAACTGACCACACCCAATCCCATTGTAGGAGTGAGCCTGCTCGCGATGGCGGCCTGACAGCCGACCAGTCTCCAACTGACCACACCCAATCTCCTGTAGGAGCTGCCGAAGGCTGCGATCTTTTGACCTTGGCTTTTCAAAAT
Coding sequences within it:
- a CDS encoding efflux RND transporter periplasmic adaptor subunit, producing MFRHALSFAVPVSLAFLLSACGQEEAAQVSIRPAMVVQPVPSAQAMESYPGEVRARYEPDLAFRIGGKVSRRLVEEGQRVKADQPLAELDPQDVRLQLEATRAQVAAAEANLNLVRAERDRYKTLMERQMVSRSAYDNAENLYRSGEARLKQIKAEFNVSTNQASYAVLRAPQDGVVAKRSVEVGQVVAAGQTVFTLATDGEREVSISLPEQSFGRFKVGQPVTVELWTQQNQRFAGQIRELSPAADPKSRTFAARISFTSGKVPAELGQSARVFVQSADAVPLSVPLSALTAENGATYVWVVSANNTLKKTPVRVGPFGEKSVPVLEGLSASDWVVAAGVHVLLEGQQVRPVDRSNRVVNLADKE
- a CDS encoding efflux RND transporter permease subunit; translation: MRFNLSEWALRNRQIVLFLMLLLAIVGALSYTKLGQSEDPPFTFKAMVIQTRWPGATAQEVSRQVTERIEKKLMETGEYERIVSFSRPGESQVTFMARDSMHSVDIPDLWYQVRKKVSDIRQTLPPGIQGPFFNDEFGTTFGNIYALSGDGFDYAVLKDYADRIQIQLQRVKDVAKVDLLGLQDEKIWVELSNVKLATLGLPLAAVQQALEEQNAVSTAGFFETGSERVQLRVSGNFQTVDEIKNFPIRVGDRTFRISDVADVHRGFNDPPAPRMRFMGEDAIGLAVAMKDGGDILVLGTALEGEFSRLQKGLPAGMQLRKVSDQPAAVKTGVGEFVQVLVEALAIVLLVSFFSLGVRTGMVVALTIPLVLAMTFACMYYLGIGLHKISLGALVLALGLLVDDAIIAVEMMAIKMEQGFDRIRAASYAWTSTAFPMLTGTLITAAGFLPIATAQSGTGEYTRSIFQVVTIALLASWVAAVMFVPYLGEKLLPDLAKIHAAKHGTTDGQADPYGTPFYQRVRRLVEWCVVHRKTVIVLTVGLFIASVMLFRFVPQQFFPASNRLELMVDLKLAEGASLANTTAEVKRLEAMLKDHAGIDNYVAYVGTGSPRFYLPLDQQLPAASFAQFVVLAKNIEERENLRSWLIDTLNEQFPALRSRVTRLENGPPVGYPVQFRVTGEHIEEVRALARKVAAKVRENPHVVNVHLDWEEPSKVVYLNIDQDRARALGVSTANLAKFLQSSLTGSSVSQYREDNELIEILLRGTVHERTELSLLPSLAVPTDNGRSVALSQIATLEYGFEEGVIWHRNRLPTVTVRADIYGKEQPATLVQQIQPTLDPIRAELPDGYLLDVGGTVEDSERGQKSVNAGVPMFIVVVLTLLMVQLRSFSRTAMVFLTAPLGLIGVVLFLMVFRQPFGFVAMLGTIALSGMIMRNSVILVDQIEQDIASGLKPWQAIIEATVRRFRPIVLTALAAVLAMIPLSRSVFFGPMAVAIMGGLIVATALTLLFLPALYAAWFRVRREG